In the genome of Nymphaea colorata isolate Beijing-Zhang1983 chromosome 9, ASM883128v2, whole genome shotgun sequence, one region contains:
- the LOC116260825 gene encoding fasciclin-like arabinogalactan protein 7 isoform X2, whose product MEGAMFLKVAIMILMTGSAAYGATKPPSPSPAPAPAPFSVNLTDLLTVTGPYHQFLSYLESTKVIETLQHQANDSHQGVTIFVPTDDAFSSLKKPSLSNLTQDQLKNLLLFHSLPKFYSLADFRNLSKLSPVATFAGGPFTLNFTDDSGTIHVYSGWTTTKIGSAVLSTYPVAVYQVGGVLLPEAIFGAAPPPAPAPAPAPDTNVSDISPSSSVSSTNGSPNSSPATTSPSAAPTSRLVGGGVLLSSLLVISGITALL is encoded by the coding sequence ATGGAGGGCGCTATGTTTCTGAAGGTTGCCATTATGATTCTAATGACCGGTTCAGCGGCCTATGGTGCAACAAAACCTCCCTCTCCATCCCCTGCTCCTGCCCCTGCTCCCTTTTCTGTGAACCTTACAGACCTGCTCACTGTCACTGGTCCATACCACCAGTTTCTAAGCTATCTTGAATCCACCAAAGTGATTGAGACCTTGCAACACCAAGCAAATGACAGTCACCAGGGAGTTACAATCTTTGTCCCTACTGATGATGCATTCTCCTCCCTTAAAAAACCTTCTCTTTCAAACCTCACACAGGATCAGCTTAAAAACTTGCTTCTTTTTCATTCACTGCCCAAATTCTATAGCCTGGCCGACTTCCGTAACCTGAGCAAACTTAGCCCTGTTGCCACATTTGCAGGAGGACCATTTACTCTGAATTTCACAGATGACTCTGGCACCATTCACGTCTACAGCGGCTGGACTACCACCAAGATTGGCAGCGCCGTTCTGTCGACCTACCCGGTTGCTGTATACCAAGTTGGTGGAGTGCTGTTGCCTGAGGCAATCTTTGGCGCCGCCCCTCCTCCAGCGCCCGCGCCTGCTCCAGCTCCAGACACTAATGTATCAGATATCTCCCCTTCGTCGTCGGTGTCTTCTACAAATGGTTCTCCAAATTCATCCCCTGCAACTACCTCACCCTCGGCAGCACCTACATCTAGGCTTGTGGGCGGTGGAGTCTTGCTTTCTTCCCTTCTGGTGATTAGCGGCATTACTGCTTTGTTGTAA
- the LOC116260825 gene encoding fasciclin-like arabinogalactan protein 7 isoform X1: MFRSNTVAEEWDFQEDICFWFFVYFPSTAVFYFLPRALGSILRHYAVGAKKTKLLRDLRMEGAMFLKVAIMILMTGSAAYGATKPPSPSPAPAPAPFSVNLTDLLTVTGPYHQFLSYLESTKVIETLQHQANDSHQGVTIFVPTDDAFSSLKKPSLSNLTQDQLKNLLLFHSLPKFYSLADFRNLSKLSPVATFAGGPFTLNFTDDSGTIHVYSGWTTTKIGSAVLSTYPVAVYQVGGVLLPEAIFGAAPPPAPAPAPAPDTNVSDISPSSSVSSTNGSPNSSPATTSPSAAPTSRLVGGGVLLSSLLVISGITALL, translated from the exons ATGTTTAGGAGTAACACTGTAGCTGAAGAATGGGATTTTCAGGAAGATATTTGTTTTTGGTTCTTTGTTTATTTCCCCAGCACTGctgtgttttattttctcccTCGAGCATTGGGTAGTATTCTTCGACATTATGCCGTTGGAGCAAAAAAAACGAAGTTGTTGAG GGATCTGAGGATGGAGGGCGCTATGTTTCTGAAGGTTGCCATTATGATTCTAATGACCGGTTCAGCGGCCTATGGTGCAACAAAACCTCCCTCTCCATCCCCTGCTCCTGCCCCTGCTCCCTTTTCTGTGAACCTTACAGACCTGCTCACTGTCACTGGTCCATACCACCAGTTTCTAAGCTATCTTGAATCCACCAAAGTGATTGAGACCTTGCAACACCAAGCAAATGACAGTCACCAGGGAGTTACAATCTTTGTCCCTACTGATGATGCATTCTCCTCCCTTAAAAAACCTTCTCTTTCAAACCTCACACAGGATCAGCTTAAAAACTTGCTTCTTTTTCATTCACTGCCCAAATTCTATAGCCTGGCCGACTTCCGTAACCTGAGCAAACTTAGCCCTGTTGCCACATTTGCAGGAGGACCATTTACTCTGAATTTCACAGATGACTCTGGCACCATTCACGTCTACAGCGGCTGGACTACCACCAAGATTGGCAGCGCCGTTCTGTCGACCTACCCGGTTGCTGTATACCAAGTTGGTGGAGTGCTGTTGCCTGAGGCAATCTTTGGCGCCGCCCCTCCTCCAGCGCCCGCGCCTGCTCCAGCTCCAGACACTAATGTATCAGATATCTCCCCTTCGTCGTCGGTGTCTTCTACAAATGGTTCTCCAAATTCATCCCCTGCAACTACCTCACCCTCGGCAGCACCTACATCTAGGCTTGTGGGCGGTGGAGTCTTGCTTTCTTCCCTTCTGGTGATTAGCGGCATTACTGCTTTGTTGTAA